A region of Subdoligranulum variabile DNA encodes the following proteins:
- the rplI gene encoding 50S ribosomal protein L9 has translation MKIILKQDVKTIGKKDEIHEVSDGYARNFLFPRGLAAPADAAALNQARTKSEAKAHHEAEARAAAQALADKIQGQTVSTKIKGGASGKLYGKVTGKEVAELLTKLTGTEIDKKKVELPSAIKEFGSYDATVRLYAGVTATFKVKVEEL, from the coding sequence ATGAAAATCATTCTGAAACAGGATGTTAAAACCATTGGCAAGAAGGACGAGATTCATGAGGTCTCGGACGGATACGCACGCAACTTTCTTTTTCCCCGCGGTCTGGCAGCGCCTGCCGATGCTGCGGCCTTAAATCAGGCTCGCACCAAGAGCGAGGCAAAAGCGCACCACGAGGCAGAAGCTCGTGCAGCCGCCCAGGCGCTGGCGGACAAAATTCAGGGCCAGACTGTGTCTACCAAGATCAAGGGCGGCGCTTCCGGCAAGCTGTATGGTAAGGTTACCGGCAAGGAAGTTGCTGAACTGTTGACCAAGCTTACAGGCACCGAGATTGACAAGAAAAAGGTGGAACTTCCGTCTGCCATCAAGGAATTCGGCAGTTATGACGCCACGGTGCGTCTGTATGCGGGCGTGACGGCTACCTTCAAAGTTAAGGTGGAGGAGCTGTAA
- the dnaB gene encoding replicative DNA helicase, translating into MPAVPRNEELSLSSLGIQMPYNMQAEQSILGAALMDETVLNRLITDMEPEMFYSDQNRAVYETMRTLYTESEAVDIITLVNALAGAGTFASADDAKIYITHIAETVPAISNVDSYFKIVKEKYQARRLIEAARSILSETASGEDADLLLESAEQKIYDIRSGKDKSGVKTIRESILEVIDTMQKLSGADRDKFAGIPTGFNYLDTVLTGLGRSDLIILAARPGMGKTSFALNIATNVARQQKVPTIIFSLEMTCEQLTDRILSSTANIDSQAFRTGRLNNSDWNDFAQATSLLYNAPIYMDDTSGISVPEIKAKIRTINQDPKKDKIGLVIIDYLQLMQSAKRTESRVQEISDITRNLKIMAKELNVPVIALSQLSRAAEKTAGRSDHRPQLSDLRDSGSIEQDADIVLFLYRAAYYNSQNGEENQANENEAECIVAKNRHGETSVVRLGWDGAHTRFSNLDVTHEF; encoded by the coding sequence ATGCCCGCAGTGCCTCGCAATGAAGAACTGAGCCTTTCGAGTCTGGGCATCCAGATGCCCTACAATATGCAGGCCGAGCAAAGTATTCTTGGTGCCGCCCTCATGGATGAAACGGTTCTTAACCGTCTCATCACCGATATGGAACCGGAAATGTTCTATTCGGATCAGAACCGCGCCGTCTATGAAACGATGCGAACCCTGTATACCGAGAGTGAAGCGGTAGATATCATCACACTGGTGAATGCTCTGGCGGGAGCAGGAACTTTTGCCAGCGCTGACGATGCAAAAATCTATATCACGCATATTGCCGAGACGGTTCCGGCCATCTCCAATGTGGATTCCTATTTTAAAATCGTCAAGGAAAAGTACCAGGCACGCCGTCTGATTGAAGCGGCGCGCAGTATCCTCAGCGAGACAGCGAGCGGTGAAGACGCGGATCTGCTGCTGGAATCGGCAGAACAGAAAATTTATGATATCCGCAGTGGAAAGGATAAGTCTGGCGTCAAGACAATCCGGGAGTCTATTCTGGAAGTCATTGACACGATGCAGAAGCTCAGTGGTGCAGATCGTGACAAGTTTGCCGGCATTCCCACCGGATTCAATTATCTGGATACCGTTTTGACCGGCCTCGGACGTTCTGACCTGATTATTCTGGCAGCGCGTCCCGGCATGGGAAAAACGAGTTTCGCACTGAATATTGCAACCAACGTGGCTCGGCAGCAAAAGGTGCCCACGATCATCTTCAGTCTCGAAATGACTTGCGAACAGTTGACCGACCGAATTCTTTCCAGCACAGCCAACATCGACAGTCAGGCTTTCCGTACAGGTCGACTGAACAACTCTGACTGGAATGACTTTGCGCAGGCGACCTCCTTACTTTACAATGCGCCCATTTATATGGATGATACATCCGGTATTTCGGTGCCCGAAATCAAGGCCAAAATCCGCACCATCAATCAAGATCCGAAAAAAGATAAGATTGGCCTTGTAATCATTGATTATCTGCAGCTGATGCAGAGCGCCAAGCGAACGGAAAGCCGTGTGCAGGAAATCAGTGATATTACCCGAAACCTCAAGATTATGGCCAAGGAACTGAATGTCCCCGTCATTGCTTTGTCGCAGCTTTCCCGCGCGGCGGAAAAGACGGCTGGGCGTTCGGACCATCGGCCGCAGCTTTCCGATCTGCGTGACTCCGGCTCGATCGAGCAGGATGCGGATATTGTGTTGTTCCTGTACCGTGCGGCCTATTACAATTCGCAGAACGGTGAGGAAAATCAGGCTAATGAAAACGAAGCCGAATGTATCGTGGCCAAAAACCGTCACGGTGAGACCAGTGTGGTCCGTCTTGGCTGGGATGGTGCCCATACACGCTTCAGCAATCTGGATGTGACCCATGAGTTCTGA
- the tilS gene encoding tRNA lysidine(34) synthetase TilS, which produces MSSEDEKVIEHVEETLLAYCRQQGLFKSGDRVIAACSGGADSMALLLFLLRRRRDLEIEVLATHVNHGIRGVNAIADANFVTAFCRKNGVELFLYDAVKEGVQIPQQPSEEWARGLRYGWFDQLAVQEEAFIATAHTMSDQVETILFRMARGTGVHGMAGIPPRRGYYIRPCLCLTRGETEAYCTALGQNYVQDETNAQDTYARNRIRHDAIPALQYANPAAEVAIARLCRQMRDLDQWLTGEAAALLQAATVEKGYDISVLRKAEGPVLDAALHSLISPVRDAEEKYITLLRFLLQRGEGALQLTPEVTYKVKDGVLLRLTPRGIRPPPAPPQPFGEGQFFLPGGYFVEFRRVKYEEFLKNQPIFKKDLNCCADCAKIQKNLQLRTRLPGDFFRPAGRHVRKTLKKYYNELGIPQDERPLLPLLADGSEVLWLWGSGFAEGVAPDSYTNEVWMVRTEKAEEDE; this is translated from the coding sequence ATGAGTTCTGAGGACGAAAAGGTAATTGAACATGTGGAAGAAACCTTGCTGGCATATTGCCGTCAACAGGGTTTGTTCAAGTCTGGCGACAGAGTCATTGCAGCCTGCTCCGGAGGGGCAGACTCTATGGCTTTGTTGCTTTTTTTACTGCGCCGGCGCCGGGATCTGGAGATTGAAGTGCTGGCAACCCATGTCAATCATGGAATCCGTGGCGTCAATGCTATTGCGGATGCCAATTTCGTGACGGCGTTCTGCCGCAAAAACGGAGTGGAGCTTTTCCTCTATGATGCGGTAAAAGAAGGAGTGCAGATTCCTCAGCAGCCCAGCGAGGAATGGGCGCGGGGGCTTCGCTACGGTTGGTTTGACCAGCTGGCCGTGCAAGAGGAAGCGTTTATTGCCACAGCGCACACGATGTCAGATCAGGTGGAAACGATTCTGTTTCGGATGGCCCGCGGCACAGGCGTGCATGGAATGGCGGGCATTCCGCCGCGCCGAGGATACTATATCCGCCCCTGCCTTTGTCTGACACGCGGGGAAACCGAGGCATACTGCACTGCACTTGGGCAAAACTATGTGCAGGACGAAACCAATGCGCAGGACACCTATGCACGCAATCGGATCCGTCATGATGCCATTCCTGCGCTGCAGTATGCCAACCCGGCGGCCGAGGTGGCTATTGCACGGCTTTGCCGTCAGATGCGCGATCTGGACCAGTGGCTGACGGGAGAAGCTGCGGCGCTGCTGCAAGCGGCCACAGTAGAAAAGGGGTATGATATTTCGGTTCTGCGCAAAGCGGAAGGACCGGTACTTGACGCAGCTTTGCATTCGCTGATCAGTCCGGTTCGTGATGCGGAAGAAAAATATATCACCTTGCTTCGATTCCTGCTGCAAAGGGGAGAAGGTGCTCTGCAACTGACCCCGGAAGTGACTTATAAAGTTAAAGATGGAGTCTTGTTGCGCCTGACACCGCGGGGAATCCGACCGCCGCCGGCCCCCCCGCAGCCTTTCGGAGAAGGACAATTTTTCCTGCCGGGTGGTTATTTTGTTGAATTTCGCCGTGTAAAGTATGAAGAATTTCTAAAAAATCAACCAATTTTCAAAAAAGACTTAAACTGTTGCGCGGATTGTGCTAAAATACAGAAGAATCTACAATTGCGTACGCGGCTGCCGGGGGATTTTTTCCGCCCGGCCGGTCGGCATGTGCGTAAGACATTGAAAAAATACTATAACGAACTCGGGATTCCGCAGGATGAGCGCCCGCTGTTACCGCTGCTTGCAGACGGAAGTGAGGTGCTTTGGTTGTGGGGCAGCGGCTTTGCTGAAGGTGTTGCTCCCGATTCTTATACCAATGAGGTATGGATGGTTCGTACGGAGAAAGCCGAGGAGGATGAATAG
- the hpt gene encoding hypoxanthine phosphoribosyltransferase — translation MQSMDRDIDHILVSEEQLQDKVAALGEQISRDYQGRDLLLVSILKGSVVFMADLMRAIKIPCGIDFMVVSSYGGANTESTGLVKIVKDLDADLTGKDVLIVEDILDTGITLSHLLPVLRMRNPNSVRLCTILSKPSRRKADIEPDYLGFEVPDEFVVGYGLDFDEKYRNLPYVGVLKPEIYSK, via the coding sequence ATGCAGAGCATGGATCGGGACATCGATCATATTTTGGTATCGGAAGAGCAACTTCAGGACAAGGTGGCGGCACTTGGTGAGCAGATCAGCCGCGACTATCAGGGCAGGGATCTGCTGTTGGTCTCCATTTTAAAGGGATCTGTTGTCTTTATGGCAGACTTGATGCGAGCGATCAAGATTCCCTGCGGAATTGACTTTATGGTGGTTTCCAGCTATGGCGGTGCCAACACCGAATCCACAGGCCTTGTGAAAATTGTCAAGGATTTGGACGCCGATTTGACCGGTAAGGACGTTTTGATTGTCGAGGACATTCTGGATACTGGCATCACATTGTCTCATTTACTGCCGGTATTGCGGATGCGTAACCCGAACAGTGTGCGTCTGTGTACCATTTTGAGCAAGCCCAGCCGCCGCAAGGCTGACATTGAACCGGATTATCTCGGGTTTGAAGTGCCTGATGAATTTGTGGTGGGCTATGGCCTGGATTTTGATGAAAAGTATCGCAACCTGCCTTATGTGGGTGTGTTGAAACCCGAGATTTACAGTAAATAA
- the ftsH gene encoding ATP-dependent zinc metalloprotease FtsH produces MVVVLFFVSLSPLLSVSASNHINYSEIYYYFENQQVTSYRLDMGTNKLEMWLKEGKIPLPEATVQMDDQQTGGLLNSLGGSEEDALPANGGTVYVTYKLPYGVDFNTGKISDFIDAYNEANPDAPMIFDYVAAKTSIPWLEIIFYVVMLGSLGMLFMSMYRGGAGGGIMNVGRAKVKDQQENQRKATFADVAGADEEKAELQEVVEFLKAPGKFNSLGARIPHGVLLVGPPGTGKTLLARACAGEAGVPFYAISGSDFVEMYVGVGASRVRDLFEKAKKTMPSIVFIDEIDAVGRQRGAGLGGGHDEREQTLNQLLVEMDGFDANDGVIVMAATNRADILDKALLRPGRFDRQVYVGLPDVKGREEILKVHTKNKPLGPDVSLKTIARSTAGFSGADLENLVNEAALLAARRGKKAITEPEIEEASVKVMMGPEKKSHVVTDDERRLVAYHETGHAITGYFGKHHDPVHQISIISRGGAGGYTMYLPEKDPSYVTKTAMFENIVSLLGGRVAEQLVLDDISTGASSDLQRATDTARAMVTRYGFSERMGPVVYGSDPEQTFLGRDFGQGKGYSEAIASEIDNEIRDIVDEAYETARRLLTEHMTELHKVATVLMEREKISGDEFRTLMEGGNLPPFDLGKGETTKVAEPEAPAAAPDPAQEESRKPDTAAEPDADRPDAQE; encoded by the coding sequence ATGGTCGTGGTATTGTTCTTTGTGAGTTTGTCGCCGCTGCTGTCGGTCTCTGCATCGAACCATATCAATTACTCTGAGATTTACTATTATTTTGAAAACCAGCAGGTCACCTCGTACCGTCTGGATATGGGAACGAACAAGCTGGAAATGTGGCTGAAGGAAGGAAAGATTCCTCTTCCAGAGGCCACCGTTCAGATGGATGATCAGCAGACGGGAGGTCTGCTCAACAGTCTGGGCGGATCAGAGGAGGATGCACTGCCTGCCAATGGCGGTACGGTGTATGTAACCTACAAACTGCCGTACGGTGTGGATTTCAACACCGGAAAAATTTCCGATTTCATCGATGCATACAATGAGGCAAACCCGGATGCACCGATGATTTTCGACTACGTGGCAGCCAAGACCAGTATCCCCTGGCTGGAGATTATCTTCTATGTCGTGATGCTGGGAAGCCTCGGCATGCTGTTTATGTCGATGTACCGCGGCGGAGCCGGTGGCGGCATTATGAATGTCGGCCGTGCCAAAGTGAAAGATCAGCAGGAAAATCAGCGCAAGGCTACTTTTGCTGATGTGGCCGGTGCCGATGAAGAAAAAGCTGAGCTGCAGGAAGTGGTGGAATTTCTTAAAGCGCCGGGTAAGTTCAACTCTCTTGGCGCACGGATTCCCCATGGCGTTTTGCTGGTAGGCCCTCCGGGTACCGGTAAGACGCTGCTGGCCCGCGCTTGCGCTGGTGAAGCGGGCGTGCCGTTTTATGCTATTTCCGGTTCCGATTTTGTGGAAATGTATGTAGGCGTCGGTGCTTCCCGTGTGCGTGACCTGTTTGAAAAGGCCAAAAAAACGATGCCCTCCATTGTGTTTATCGATGAGATCGATGCGGTTGGCCGGCAGCGTGGTGCTGGCTTGGGCGGCGGTCACGACGAACGTGAACAGACTCTGAACCAGTTGCTGGTAGAGATGGACGGTTTCGATGCCAATGATGGCGTTATCGTCATGGCTGCGACTAACCGGGCAGATATCCTTGATAAGGCGTTGCTCCGTCCTGGCCGTTTTGACCGTCAGGTTTATGTGGGGTTGCCCGATGTGAAGGGCCGCGAGGAAATTCTCAAGGTCCATACCAAAAATAAACCGCTGGGCCCGGACGTCAGCCTGAAGACCATTGCCCGTTCTACGGCAGGATTTTCTGGTGCTGACCTGGAAAATCTGGTCAACGAGGCAGCTCTGCTGGCTGCACGGCGCGGCAAGAAGGCCATTACCGAGCCGGAGATCGAAGAAGCTTCTGTCAAGGTCATGATGGGCCCTGAGAAGAAGAGCCATGTTGTGACGGATGATGAACGCCGTCTGGTGGCGTATCATGAAACGGGGCATGCCATTACCGGTTATTTCGGAAAGCATCATGACCCGGTGCATCAGATTAGTATTATTTCCCGCGGAGGCGCAGGCGGATATACCATGTATCTGCCCGAAAAAGATCCCAGCTATGTAACCAAAACCGCAATGTTTGAAAACATTGTTTCCCTGCTGGGCGGTCGTGTTGCGGAGCAACTGGTGCTCGACGATATCTCGACCGGTGCCTCCAGCGATTTGCAGCGCGCTACCGATACCGCCCGCGCAATGGTTACGCGGTACGGCTTCTCGGAGCGGATGGGGCCGGTCGTTTACGGCAGCGATCCGGAACAGACATTCCTGGGCCGTGATTTCGGTCAGGGAAAAGGCTATTCCGAAGCTATTGCCTCGGAAATTGATAATGAGATCCGCGATATTGTGGATGAAGCGTATGAAACGGCGCGGCGGCTGCTGACGGAGCACATGACTGAGCTGCACAAGGTGGCCACCGTTTTGATGGAGCGCGAGAAAATCAGTGGTGATGAATTTAGAACGCTGATGGAGGGCGGTAACCTCCCGCCGTTTGATCTGGGTAAAGGTGAAACAACAAAAGTTGCGGAGCCGGAAGCGCCTGCGGCTGCCCCGGATCCTGCGCAGGAAGAATCCCGTAAGCCTGATACTGCTGCCGAGCCGGATGCAGACCGACCGGACGCCCAAGAGTAA
- a CDS encoding RluA family pseudouridine synthase, whose amino-acid sequence MKSFTAGSNENGVRLSRFVESVTQQLPRSMMYKAFRNKRIKVNGKRAEPDTRLCTGDVIEMYINDEFFPAHTGTSKPKPPRRQPPVTIVYEDENFAVLYKPAHLLCHRDRTGDPNLVDAFAAYLEAKGEYNPHAEQRFAPALCNRLDRGTEGLVLAAKTYQALRDLNEIIRTDLMKKEYLTITVGAPPAGRHIAWLQHSEKNNKVRIHARQSEGYKQIITDVTVIRQSGPFALCRIGLITGRTHQIRAHLSYLGHPVLGDIKYGNRKMNERTGLKTQALCAQRLTFGRIPPENRLQYLSGRVIKLDDPEIIRLFDRLTQQ is encoded by the coding sequence ATGAAAAGTTTTACTGCCGGTTCCAATGAAAACGGAGTACGCCTGAGCCGCTTTGTGGAGAGTGTGACGCAGCAGTTGCCAAGAAGCATGATGTACAAAGCATTCCGAAACAAAAGAATTAAAGTAAACGGGAAACGCGCCGAACCTGACACACGGCTTTGTACCGGTGATGTGATCGAGATGTATATCAACGACGAATTTTTCCCGGCCCACACCGGAACCTCCAAACCGAAACCGCCCCGTCGGCAGCCTCCCGTCACCATTGTATACGAAGACGAGAATTTTGCAGTTCTGTACAAGCCAGCACATCTGCTCTGTCACCGTGATCGTACCGGCGATCCCAACCTGGTAGACGCCTTTGCTGCCTATCTGGAGGCCAAGGGCGAGTATAATCCCCATGCCGAACAGCGATTTGCCCCTGCCTTGTGCAACCGCCTGGACCGCGGTACCGAAGGTCTGGTTCTGGCTGCGAAAACTTACCAGGCGCTGCGTGATTTGAATGAAATCATCCGTACCGACCTGATGAAAAAAGAATACCTTACCATCACCGTAGGAGCACCGCCAGCGGGCCGCCACATTGCCTGGCTCCAGCACAGCGAAAAAAACAACAAGGTTCGCATTCATGCCCGGCAATCCGAGGGCTACAAGCAGATTATCACGGACGTCACTGTCATCCGCCAGTCCGGACCGTTTGCGCTTTGCCGGATTGGTCTGATTACGGGACGTACGCATCAGATTCGTGCACATCTTTCTTATCTGGGCCATCCCGTTTTGGGAGATATCAAATATGGCAACCGTAAAATGAACGAACGAACCGGATTGAAAACACAAGCTCTCTGCGCACAGCGCCTGACTTTCGGGCGCATTCCTCCGGAGAACCGTCTACAGTATCTGTCCGGACGCGTCATCAAACTGGACGATCCTGAAATCATCAGACTGTTTGATCGTCTGACACAACAATAA
- a CDS encoding JAB domain-containing protein has protein sequence MDQNKARPLHEKHRARMQVRVERDGLDSLAEHEALEYLLFLAIPRQDTNELAHRLIQHFGDFCKVMEADPEELKQVKGIGEKSARLISTVTAFGRYYALKKRKHRVALNHTEAAVEYVKPLFLGLQNELLYLILLDDKCCPVRDLRIAEGVPNRVHIDTRKLLRDVARTDATCGILAHNHPTGLPLPSEADVIATVGIMKALDPLGVSVIDHIIVAGEDSCSMRARGCLPEYHGGSDILNASSR, from the coding sequence ATGGACCAAAACAAGGCGCGTCCGCTGCACGAAAAACATCGGGCCCGTATGCAGGTGCGAGTGGAGCGGGACGGACTGGACAGTTTGGCCGAGCATGAAGCACTGGAATATCTTCTGTTTCTGGCAATCCCGCGACAGGATACCAATGAGTTGGCCCACCGCCTGATTCAGCATTTCGGAGATTTCTGCAAAGTTATGGAAGCGGATCCCGAGGAATTGAAACAGGTAAAAGGAATTGGAGAGAAAAGCGCGAGACTGATCTCAACCGTAACGGCTTTCGGCCGTTACTATGCTCTCAAGAAGAGGAAACACCGGGTGGCGCTCAATCATACGGAGGCGGCCGTTGAATATGTGAAACCGCTGTTTTTGGGATTACAGAATGAACTTTTGTACTTGATTCTGTTGGATGACAAGTGCTGCCCGGTTCGAGATTTGCGGATTGCCGAAGGAGTTCCGAATCGCGTGCATATCGATACCCGTAAACTGTTGCGGGACGTGGCCCGTACCGATGCGACCTGCGGAATTCTGGCCCATAATCATCCCACCGGATTACCACTGCCCAGTGAGGCAGATGTAATTGCGACAGTTGGGATCATGAAGGCATTGGACCCATTGGGCGTCAGCGTAATTGATCATATCATCGTGGCAGGGGAGGATTCCTGTTCCATGCGGGCGCGCGGTTGTCTGCCGGAATACCATGGCGGTAGCGACATACTCAATGCTTCCAGCAGATAA
- the uvrB gene encoding excinuclease ABC subunit UvrB translates to MDEVFHLKAPFQPTGDQPQAIEALVQGIEEGDDAQTLLGVTGSGKTFTMANIIARCNRPTLILEPNKTLASQICTEMRSFFPDDAVEYFVSYYDYYQPEAYIPSTDTYIEKDSAINDEIDRLRHSATAALSEQRNVIIVASVSCIYSLGDPIDYRSMVISLRPGMQMERDELCNRLVKLQYERNDMNFIRNKFRVKGDTVDIHLAYNDEYAIRVEFFGDEIDRIIEFDPLTGQHKNVVRHVAIFPASHYIVGPEKMKEGLAKIALEMEEQVKKFTEEGKLLEAQRIQQRTNYDMEMLQEVGMCKGIENYSAVLSGRAPGSTPTTLLDYFPDDFLLMVDESHVMLPQIRGMYGGDYSRKKTLVEYGFRLPSAFDNRPLRFEEFEKKVHQKIFVSATPGEYERQHSSRVAEQVIRPTGLLDPLIMVRPVEGQIEDLLGEIRQRIDRGERALVTTLTVKMAEDLTDYLEEHGVKTKYMHHEVDTFERMEIIKDLRVGAIDVIVGINLLREGLDLPEVSLIAILDADKEGFLRSETSLIQTIGRAARNANGVVLMYADEVTPSMERAIMETERRRAIQDAYNQEHGITPKTIVKAIGDGLEISMSEENKRMRQHRMSRAERQQTIERMTKEMKEAARLLQFELAAQLRDEIARLERGEDPTAADTSERKAAAKTRKGRRKYKN, encoded by the coding sequence ATGGATGAAGTTTTCCATCTGAAAGCGCCTTTTCAGCCAACCGGTGACCAACCCCAGGCAATCGAAGCGCTGGTACAAGGCATTGAGGAGGGCGATGATGCTCAGACGCTGTTGGGCGTGACCGGTTCCGGCAAAACGTTTACGATGGCCAATATCATTGCTCGATGCAACCGTCCGACGCTGATTCTGGAGCCCAATAAAACATTGGCGAGCCAAATCTGTACTGAGATGCGCAGCTTTTTCCCGGATGACGCGGTGGAATATTTTGTTTCCTACTATGACTATTACCAGCCGGAAGCGTATATTCCTTCCACGGATACGTATATCGAAAAGGACAGCGCTATCAATGATGAGATTGATCGGCTGCGCCATTCTGCCACAGCGGCCTTGTCTGAACAGCGCAATGTGATCATCGTGGCCAGTGTTTCCTGTATTTATTCGCTGGGTGATCCTATCGACTACCGCAGTATGGTGATCAGTCTGCGTCCTGGCATGCAGATGGAGCGGGATGAGCTGTGCAACCGGCTTGTGAAGCTGCAGTATGAGCGCAATGACATGAACTTTATCCGCAATAAGTTTCGAGTCAAAGGCGATACGGTGGATATCCATCTGGCCTACAACGACGAATATGCCATTCGGGTAGAGTTTTTCGGGGACGAAATCGACCGTATTATTGAGTTTGATCCGTTGACGGGACAACACAAGAACGTGGTGCGTCACGTGGCAATCTTCCCGGCCAGCCATTACATCGTTGGTCCGGAAAAGATGAAAGAGGGCCTGGCCAAGATTGCGCTGGAGATGGAAGAGCAGGTCAAAAAGTTTACCGAAGAAGGAAAATTACTGGAAGCGCAGCGCATTCAGCAGCGAACCAATTATGATATGGAAATGTTGCAGGAAGTAGGGATGTGCAAAGGCATTGAAAATTACTCGGCTGTGTTGTCTGGTCGTGCGCCGGGTTCTACGCCTACCACCTTGCTGGACTATTTCCCAGACGACTTTTTGCTCATGGTAGACGAAAGTCATGTTATGCTTCCGCAGATTCGTGGCATGTATGGTGGGGACTACAGTCGTAAAAAGACACTGGTGGAGTACGGATTCCGTTTGCCGTCTGCCTTTGATAACCGACCGCTTCGCTTTGAAGAATTTGAAAAAAAGGTTCACCAGAAAATTTTTGTTTCGGCGACCCCGGGCGAATATGAACGGCAGCATTCCAGCAGGGTGGCGGAGCAGGTGATCCGCCCCACGGGCCTGCTGGACCCGTTGATTATGGTGCGACCGGTGGAAGGACAGATTGAGGACTTGCTGGGAGAAATCCGGCAACGCATCGACCGTGGGGAGCGAGCATTGGTCACTACGCTGACAGTCAAGATGGCGGAAGATCTGACGGATTATCTGGAGGAGCATGGTGTCAAGACCAAATATATGCACCATGAAGTGGATACCTTTGAGCGGATGGAGATCATTAAGGATCTGCGCGTAGGAGCAATCGATGTGATTGTAGGCATCAACCTGCTCCGTGAAGGGCTGGATTTGCCGGAAGTTTCCCTGATTGCGATTCTTGATGCCGACAAGGAAGGCTTCCTTCGTAGTGAGACGAGTCTGATTCAGACGATCGGCCGTGCGGCCCGCAATGCGAATGGTGTGGTACTCATGTATGCCGATGAAGTCACGCCCAGCATGGAGCGCGCCATTATGGAGACGGAGCGACGCCGTGCCATCCAGGACGCCTACAATCAGGAGCATGGTATTACGCCGAAAACCATTGTGAAAGCGATTGGCGACGGGCTGGAAATCAGCATGAGCGAGGAAAACAAGCGGATGCGCCAGCACCGTATGAGCCGTGCAGAACGCCAACAGACCATTGAACGTATGACCAAGGAAATGAAAGAGGCCGCAAGGTTGCTGCAGTTCGAGCTGGCAGCACAGCTGCGCGATGAGATTGCACGGTTGGAACGCGGGGAAGACCCGACGGCGGCGGACACCAGCGAACGAAAAGCTGCGGCCAAGACGCGAAAGGGCAGGAGGAAATATAAAAATTGA